The following coding sequences lie in one Lolium perenne isolate Kyuss_39 chromosome 2, Kyuss_2.0, whole genome shotgun sequence genomic window:
- the LOC127331270 gene encoding cytochrome P450 71D8-like isoform X2, producing MEQATYYLSLFLALLLPLFLHKLIRKRDGGRLPPGPWCLPVIGSLHHLAGKPLIHRALADIARRLDNAPLVYLKLGEVPVVVVSSHDAAREVMKTQDVTFATRPCNPTTKIIMSDGVGVAFAPYGDHWRQLRKICIMELLSARRVQSFRHVREEEVGRLLTAIAAAPPGETFNVSQGLAVLITDSTIRAMVGDRFNRRDEFLENLRGGVKLLSGFNLVDLFPSSRLARFLTNSSRLAWENHTKSFELIDYAMKQHEELKATAASNGNVKDEEKEDLLDVLLRIHKEGSHDVPFTMGSIKSLIVDLFSAGSETSATTLQWAMSELMRNPNVMRKAQAEVRENIKGRDVLVRALMATQLWRGWSSCCKARRHHGVGHSISYLRRCKDIIIISVTLQLYICFATVVFSFC from the exons ATGGAGCAAGCAACGTACTACCTCAGTCTCTTCTTGGCTCTTCTCCTCCCCCTCTTCCTCCACAAGCTCATTAGGAAGCGCGACGGCGGGAGGCTGCCGCCTGGCCCCTGGTGCCTGCCGGTCATCGGCAGCCTGCACCATCTTGCTGGTAAGCCGCTCATCCACCGAGCCCTGGCGGACATAGCGCGCCGGCTGGATAACGCGCCCCTCGTGTACCTCAAGCTCGGCGAGGTGCCCGTCGTCGTGGTCTCGTCCCACGACGCCGCGCGCGAGGTCATGAAGACGCAGGACGTCACGTTTGCGACGCGCCCATGTAACCCGACCACCAAGATCATCATGTCCGACGGGGTGGGGGTGGCCTTCGCTCCCTACGGTGACCACTGGCGGCAGCTCCGCAAGATCTGCATCATGGAGCTTCTCAGCGCCCGCCGGGTGCAGTCCTTCCGGCATGTCCGGGAGGAGGAGGTCGGGCGCCtactcaccgccatcgctgcggcGCCACCTGGCGAGACCTTCAACGTCAGTCAGGGCCTCGCCGTGCTCATCACCGACTCCACCATACGTGCCATGGTCGGGGACAGGTTCAATAGGCGGGACGAGTTTCTGGAGAACCTCCGGGGCGGGGTCAAGCTCCTCTCCGGGTTCAACCTTGTCGACTTGTTCCCCTCCTCCAGGCTCGCCAGGTTCCTCACCAACTCGTCTCGGCTGGCGTGGGAGAACCACACCAAAAGCTTCGAGCTTATTGACTACGCCATGAAGCAACACGAGGAGCTCAAGGCCACCGCCGCGTCCAACGGTAATGTGAAGGACGAGGAGAAAGAGGACCTACTAGACGTGCTCCTCAGGATACACAAGGAAGGTAGCCACGACGTGCCTTTTACCATGGGATCCATCAAATCTCTTATCGTC GACCTGTTTAGTGCTGGGAGCGAGACATCCGCGACAACGCTCCAATGGGCCATGTCGGAGCTCATGAGGAACCCCAACGTGATGAGGAAAGCACAAGCCGAAGTACGAGAAAATATCAAAG GCCGAGACGTCCTCGTTCGCGCCCTTATGGCAACACAGTTGTGGCGGGGGTGGAGTTCCTGTTGCAAAGCCAGGCGCCACCACGGTGTTGGGCACTCCATCTCCTACCTTAGACGCTGCAAGGACATCATCATTATAAGTGTGACGCTACAATTGTACATATGTTTTGCTACAGTTGTGTTCAGTTTTTGCTAA
- the LOC127331270 gene encoding desmethyl-deoxy-podophyllotoxin synthase-like isoform X1: MEQATYYLSLFLALLLPLFLHKLIRKRDGGRLPPGPWCLPVIGSLHHLAGKPLIHRALADIARRLDNAPLVYLKLGEVPVVVVSSHDAAREVMKTQDVTFATRPCNPTTKIIMSDGVGVAFAPYGDHWRQLRKICIMELLSARRVQSFRHVREEEVGRLLTAIAAAPPGETFNVSQGLAVLITDSTIRAMVGDRFNRRDEFLENLRGGVKLLSGFNLVDLFPSSRLARFLTNSSRLAWENHTKSFELIDYAMKQHEELKATAASNGNVKDEEKEDLLDVLLRIHKEGSHDVPFTMGSIKSLIVDLFSAGSETSATTLQWAMSELMRNPNVMRKAQAEVRENIKGKPNVTEDDLADLKYLRLVIKETLRLHPSVPLLLPRESTETSKVLGYDVPKGTTVFVNTWAICRDPKYWDAAEEFKPERFESGSVDFKGTNFEYTPFGAGRRICPGMLFAQSIMELALAALLYHFDWELPHGVKPEELDMTEQMGLAVGRKNDLYLFAKTKVPLDGAI; the protein is encoded by the exons ATGGAGCAAGCAACGTACTACCTCAGTCTCTTCTTGGCTCTTCTCCTCCCCCTCTTCCTCCACAAGCTCATTAGGAAGCGCGACGGCGGGAGGCTGCCGCCTGGCCCCTGGTGCCTGCCGGTCATCGGCAGCCTGCACCATCTTGCTGGTAAGCCGCTCATCCACCGAGCCCTGGCGGACATAGCGCGCCGGCTGGATAACGCGCCCCTCGTGTACCTCAAGCTCGGCGAGGTGCCCGTCGTCGTGGTCTCGTCCCACGACGCCGCGCGCGAGGTCATGAAGACGCAGGACGTCACGTTTGCGACGCGCCCATGTAACCCGACCACCAAGATCATCATGTCCGACGGGGTGGGGGTGGCCTTCGCTCCCTACGGTGACCACTGGCGGCAGCTCCGCAAGATCTGCATCATGGAGCTTCTCAGCGCCCGCCGGGTGCAGTCCTTCCGGCATGTCCGGGAGGAGGAGGTCGGGCGCCtactcaccgccatcgctgcggcGCCACCTGGCGAGACCTTCAACGTCAGTCAGGGCCTCGCCGTGCTCATCACCGACTCCACCATACGTGCCATGGTCGGGGACAGGTTCAATAGGCGGGACGAGTTTCTGGAGAACCTCCGGGGCGGGGTCAAGCTCCTCTCCGGGTTCAACCTTGTCGACTTGTTCCCCTCCTCCAGGCTCGCCAGGTTCCTCACCAACTCGTCTCGGCTGGCGTGGGAGAACCACACCAAAAGCTTCGAGCTTATTGACTACGCCATGAAGCAACACGAGGAGCTCAAGGCCACCGCCGCGTCCAACGGTAATGTGAAGGACGAGGAGAAAGAGGACCTACTAGACGTGCTCCTCAGGATACACAAGGAAGGTAGCCACGACGTGCCTTTTACCATGGGATCCATCAAATCTCTTATCGTC GACCTGTTTAGTGCTGGGAGCGAGACATCCGCGACAACGCTCCAATGGGCCATGTCGGAGCTCATGAGGAACCCCAACGTGATGAGGAAAGCACAAGCCGAAGTACGAGAAAATATCAAAGGTAAGCCAAACGTCACCGAGGATGACTTGGCAGACCTCAAGTACTTGAGACTCGTCATCAAGGAGACACTTAGGTTGCATCCGTCTGTGCCCTTGCTTCTCCCGCGCGAGTCCACCGAGACATCCAAAGTCCTAGGGTATGATGTTCCCAAAGGAACCACTGTATTCGTGAACACATGGGCAATCTGTAGAGACCCCAAGTATTGGGACGCCGCCGAGGAGTTCAAGCCAGAGCGGTTTGAGTCCGGCTCCGTCGATTTCAAGGGAACCAACTTCGAGTACACACCTTTCGGGGCAGGCCGAAGGATATGTCCTGGAATGTTATTTGCCCAGTCTATCATGGAGCTCGCCCTCGCGGCTCTTCTCTACCACTTCGACTGGGAGCTTCCCCATGGGGTTAAGCCAGAAGAGCTTGACATGACAGAGCAAATGGGCCTCGCCGTCGGTCGGAAGAATGACCTATATCTGTTTGCCAAGACCAAGGTTCCACTTGATGGCGCAATTTAG